In Gracilinanus agilis isolate LMUSP501 unplaced genomic scaffold, AgileGrace unplaced_scaffold35261, whole genome shotgun sequence, one genomic interval encodes:
- the LOC123254910 gene encoding LOW QUALITY PROTEIN: stonustoxin subunit alpha-like (The sequence of the model RefSeq protein was modified relative to this genomic sequence to represent the inferred CDS: inserted 1 base in 1 codon; substituted 2 bases at 2 genomic stop codons): protein MTLQTAMEIPALGRPLYLGTLYDCRSDTFIPGITLWDKETLTSNVTTEEKYKTEFDILTSDSLDAKTSAMNISGELKASVLGGLVDIGGSAKYLSDTKTSSQQARVTLKYSVTTQYCHLTMNHLGYQNISFPDVLDKGTATHVVTAVLYGAQAFFVFDQKVSTNENVKDIEGIFKVQLKKSLKINGNIEGKAKIENSEKKSAKKFSCRFYGDFVLENNPVSYEDAIKVYASLPKLLKGHRVPLQVWLYPLEKLSSKAAKLVQGISVSLVCDAQDTLEKLSECDKKCNDMLEALGLSVFSATQEKIRLFQMLNKQHRQILQKEIAKVLPQIRMGKAKENELVSILTRERQSPFSSRRLSEFLDQKLREIKVVNSYLILLKEVRVIADQNELEDVVLGSLHQTVLVFAFTSLQEEPFLTDWKQWLENPVSFSPKCEQKTYYSWVEDKETRRKAIQLAESFSKFAKINHSTGKTQFLVASVPDQENKGVSIYLYERGLLVSTSFELPVKIPPPQICGVTHNCVELEMTPASGKKEGIIGYHIQYQVVGDDNWITISVFGEPKVFKVSGLQPSTQYVFRFAQFCEVGCGENSDVNWXLKVPFFTSPPGKPKVLLVVSQSLILQWHGPSIVKAGAKIKEYRLEYREESETVGEEKEGEWHEYRTGNNEEXCTIDRLKPQNVYCFNLSCVXSWTSDSSDKSDPVKIRELRLTDTKHQLTKESNKSICTH from the exons GCATCACTTTGTGGGACAAGGAGACTCTCACGAGCAATGTGACAACAGAAGAGAAATACAAGACTGAATTTGATATCCTCACTTCTGACTCTTTGGATGCAAAGACTAGTGCTATGAACATTTCTGGAGAACTGAAAGCAAGTGTCCTTGGGGGGCTGGTTGATATAGGAGGCTCTGCCAAATATTTATCTGACACCAAGACATCCAGTCAACAAGCCAGGGTCACTCTCAAGTACAGTGTGACCACACAGTATTGCCATCTAACAATGAACCACCTGGGATATCAGAATATCTCTTTCCCTGATGTACTTGATAAAGGGACAGCCACCCACGTGGTCACTGCAGTGCTGTATGGTGCCCAGGCTTTCTTTGTGTTTGATCAAAAAGTTTCCACTAATGAAAATGTCAAGGATATAGAAGGAATATTTAAGGTTCAATTAAAGAAAAGTcttaaaataaatggaaacataGAGGGGAAGGCAAAAATAGAGAACAGTGAGAAAAAATCAGCTAAAAAATTCAGTTGTAGATTTTATGGAGATTTTGTTCTTGAGAATAATCCAGTGTCTTATGAAGATGCAATAAAAGTCTATGCCTCCCTTCCTAAGCTGCTTAAGGGTCACAGGGTGCCCCTCCAAGTCTGGCTGTACCCTCTAGAGAAACTGAGCTCCAAAGCTGCCAAGTTGGTCCAAGGGATCAGCGTTAGCTTGGTATGTGATGCCCAGGACACTCTGGAGAAGTTATCTGAGTGTGACAAGAAGTGTAATGACATGCTAGAGGCACTAGGTCTCTCAGTGTTTTCTGCAACCCAGGAAAAAATCAGGCTATTCCAAATGCTGAATAAGCAGCACAGACAgattttacaaaaggaaatagCCAAGGTGTTGCCTCAGATCCGGATGggcaaagcaaaggaaaatgaactgGTCAGCATTTTAACTAGGGAACGCCAGTCCCCATTCAGCTCCAGGAGGCTCTCAGAATTCCTAGATCAGAAGCTCCGTGAAATAAAGGTTGTAAATTCCTACCTCATCCTTCTGAAGGAGGTGAGAGTCATAGCTGACCAGAATGAGTTGGAGGATGTGGTACTAGGCTCTCTCCACCAAACTGTCCTGGTGTTTGCTTTCACCTCCTTGCAGGAGGAACCCTTCTTAACAGATTGGAAACAGTGGCTTGAGAATCCAGTTTCATTCAGTCCTAAATGTGAGCAAAAGACGTATTATTCTTGGGTGGAGGACAAAGAGACAAGGAGAAAAGCAATCCAATTGGCAGAATCCTTTTCCAAGTTTGCCAAGATCAATCACTCCACTGGGAAGACTCAGTTCCTTGTGGCATCTGTCCCAGACCAAGAGAATAAGGGAGTCTCCATTTACCTCTATGAAAGGGGACTTCTGGTCAGCACCAGCTTTGAACTACCAGTCAAAATTCCCCCTCCCCAGATTTGTGGAGTCACACATAACTGTGTAGAGCTAGAAATGACTCCAGCATCTGGGAAGAAGGAGGGGATAATTGGCTATCATATACAGTACCAAGTTGTAGGAGATGATAACTGGATCACCATCTCTGTGTTTGGAGAGCCAAAGGTATTCAAAGTGAGTGGGCTACAGCCTAGCACACAGTATGTATTCAGGTTTGCTCAGTTTTGTGAGGTAGGATGTGGAGAGAACAGTGATGTAAACTGGTAGTTAAAG GTACCATTTTTTACCAGTCCTCCTGGGAAACCAAAAGTTCTTTTGGTGGTGTCACAGTCTTTAATCCTTCAATGGCATGGTCCAAGTATTGTTAAAGCAGGAGCCAAGATCAAGGAATATAGATTAGAGTATAGGGAAGAGTCTGAGACTGTGggtgaggagaaagaaggagagtggCATGAATACAGAACAGGAAATAATGAGGAGTAATGTACCATTGATAGACTGAAGCCTCAGAATGTGTACTGCTTCAATTTAAGCTGTG TGAGCTGGACAAGTGATAGCAGTGACAAGAGTGACCCAGTGAAAATCCGGGAACTTCGCCTAACTGACACTAAGCATCAATTAACCAAAGAATCAAATAAGAGTATTTGTACACATTGA